One Eurosta solidaginis isolate ZX-2024a chromosome 5, ASM4086904v1, whole genome shotgun sequence DNA segment encodes these proteins:
- the LOC137233613 gene encoding uncharacterized protein has translation MKLLCAVFAIVAVVAAGEVPSSDYLPPSNDYLPPTKAASVAVQHVAYAPQESAFQQVSYAPQESAVLANDGYRYKTVRRLRYRHRRDVNELPSNDYLPPAEAASVAVEQVAYAPQEAALQHVDYAPQESVVQQVSYAPQESAALANDGYRYKTVRRLRYRHRRDVNELPSNDYLPPAEAASVAVEQVGYAPQESAVHQVSYAPQESAVLANDGYRYKTIRRLRYRHRRDVNEIPSNDYLPPAEAASVAVEQVGYAPQESAVQQVSYAPQESAVLANDGYRYKTVRRLRYRHRRDVNELPSNDYLPPSEAASIPVEQVSYAPQESVIQHIAYAPQESAVQQVSYAPQESAVLSNDGYRYKTVRRLRYRHRRDVNELPSNDYLPPAEAASVAVQQVAYAPQESAVQHVAYAPQESAVQQVSYAPQESAILTNDGYRYKAVRRLKYRRRRV, from the coding sequence ATGAAGTTATTATGCGCAGTTTTTGCCATCGTGGCAGTCGTAGCAGCTGGTGAAGTGCCAAGCAGTGATTATTTACCTCCCAGCAATGATTACTTGCCGCCCACAAAAGCTGCTTCAGTTGCCGTTCAGCATGTTGCTTACGCTCCACAAGAATCCGCATTTCAGCAAGTGTCTTATGCTCCTCAGGAGTCTGCCGTACTTGCTAATGATGGTTACCGTTATAAAACCGTTCGTCGTTTAAGATACCGTCATCGTCGTGACGTCAACGAACTTCCCAGCAATGATTATTTACCACCCGCAGAGGCAGCTTCAGTTGCCGTTGAACAAGTTGCGTATGCTCCACAAGAAGCCGCCCTTCAGCATGTTGATTATGCTCCACAAGAATCCGTCGTTCAGCAAGTGTCTTATGCTCCGCAGGAGTCTGCCGCACTTGCTAATGATGGTTACCGTTATAAAACCGTTCGTCGTTTAAGATACCGTCATCGTCGTGACGTCAACGAACTTCCCAGCAATGATTATTTACCACCCGCAGAGGCAGCTTCAGTTGCCGTTGAGCAAGTTGGTTACGCTCCACAAGAATCTGCCGTTCATCAAGTTTCTTATGCTCCACAAGAATCCGCCGTCCTTGCTAATGATGGTTACCGTTATAAAACCATACGCCGTTTAAGATACCGTCATCGTCGTGATGTGAACGAAATTCCCAGCAATGATTACTTGCCACCCGCAGAGGCAGCTTCAGTTGCCGTTGAGCAAGTTGGTTACGCTCCACAAGAATCTGCCGTTCAACAAGTTTCTTATGCTCCACAAGAATCCGCCGTCCTTGCTAATGATGGTTACCGTTATAAAACCGTACGCCGTTTGAGATACCGTCATCGTCGTGATGTGAACGAACTCCCCAGCAATGATTACTTGCCACCCTCAGAGGCAGCTTCAATTCCCGTTGAGCAAGTTTCTTACGCTCCACAGGAATCCGTCATTCAGCATATTGCGTACGCTCCACAAGAATCTGCCGTTCAGCAAGTTTCTTATGCTCCTCAGGAGTCTGCCGTACTTTCTAATGACGGCTACCGTTATAAAACCGTTCGTCGTTTGAGATATCGTCATCGTCGTGACGTCAACGAGCTCCCCAGCAATGATTATTTGCCACCCGCAGAGGCAGCTTCAGTTGCCGTTCAGCAAGTTGCTTACGCTCCTCAGGAGTCCGCCGTTCAGCATGTTGCTTACGCTCCACAAGAATCCGCCGTTCAGCAAGTTTCTTACGCTCCACAAGAATCCGCTATCCTTACTAATGATGGCTACCGCTATAAAGCTGTACGTCGTTTGAAATATCGTCGACGTCGTGTTTAA